The Rickettsiella endosymbiont of Dermanyssus gallinae genomic interval TGTATTACTATCCATTTATTATTTTCCATGAACCAATATTTATTGGTAACATTTTCCTTTGAGTTTTTTGAATTTATTAATATGGATTGAACCACTAATGAGCTGGATTTAATGTTTCCTTAGAAACATGATTTTTTTTCCACCATTGATATTCATTTGTGACGCTGATAAATTTTTGTGAAAGAAGTGTCAGTGTTTTTATAGTTGTTATTAAATTTTCATTTAGAGTTTTAACTTGACGATCAAATTTTCTTTCATATCCTCTCGTTAAAAAACAGTCTTCAATTGCTTTCTCAAGTGTTTCTATTTGGACACGGTGTGTTAAGACTTTATCAGCTTTCCAGTCAATACATTCTTGTTTTTGTTTTGAATCAGCATGTGCAGTACAAATAATCAAGGGCGTTGATTGATTAAGTTCACCTTGACAAACTTCTTTAATTACAGTTTCTCCTAGCTGATCCGATAAATCTAAGTTCATTATAATTAAGGTATAAGCTTTGCTCTGTAAAAATTTAATTGTCGTCAATGAATCTTTTGCTATTTCTACCTGAAAATTTAAATTCCATAAGTTTTTGCAAAATAATTTTATGTGAGTATTGGAATCTTCTATCAATAAGACTTCTTTTATTATTGGCATTTCTACTATTTCTTGCTGTTCCATGTTAATTCCTTATTATTAAATTCGCTGCATATACAAATTATGACCATATAAATTATATTTAGTAAGTTGGGTAAACCCCGAAGTAAATTGGCATAAAATGGGTATAATATGTTCAATTTTTCATCGTTTTTAACCATAACGCCTTGTTTTTTATTGCTTTTCCTTATTTCGGTAAATACCGAAGTAAAATTAAATTAAAAAATTAATTTTTTTTCCATGCCCTTTTTGACGCAGTGCGGAATATTTCTACAATTCAATATTTTAAAAAGTTCTGCACGGATATTTTCAAGCTGACGAGGAGAACGAGCTAATATGGCTGCTGTGTATTCAAGGCTATAACCTTCTGATGCTAAATAAAGGTATTTGTGCTGCATTAAAGATAGAGGAGAATGATAGGTAAAATCGTCATAGATATACCGCCCATACACTAAATTTTCAACTACACGCCGTTGTTTTTCCGTTGGAAAAGGAATGCCTAAGAAATTTAAAAAATCTTGGACTATTGCGGCATACAAAAACTGCTTTTGTCGTTTTGTATTATCTATCATTTTTTCAACAAAAATCTGAAACTCATTCGGCATTAGCTCTTCTCCATATCATAGCTTCTACATAAAAATTATTATGTAGTGATGAAAAAACCATAACTACCCGTGCTGGCACGGGGGTACTTTATGCTTTAATTATTAATCCAAACATTTAATAGCAACTAATTCTGCTTTATTTCTGCGTAATTCATTCTAAATCTAACATTACACCAATCGAATTGGTTATTTTTAAAGCTAAATTACCCCGTGCTAGCACGGGGTAATTTTTACCTTAGTCATATAACTTAAATATTTAATACCGATTCCTACGGCTTGTTCCATTGTTTTTACACGGAGTTTTTTACGTAAATTTGACCTATGTCCTTCGACAGTTTTAG includes:
- a CDS encoding response regulator codes for the protein MEQQEIVEMPIIKEVLLIEDSNTHIKLFCKNLWNLNFQVEIAKDSLTTIKFLQSKAYTLIIMNLDLSDQLGETVIKEVCQGELNQSTPLIICTAHADSKQKQECIDWKADKVLTHRVQIETLEKAIEDCFLTRGYERKFDRQVKTLNENLITTIKTLTLLSQKFISVTNEYQWWKKNHVSKETLNPAH